Genomic segment of Steroidobacter denitrificans:
CGCGAACAAATGGTGCTGCAGGGCGAATCCTCGCGCCGGATCCTGATGTGTGCCTGCACCACCTTGTCGGGCGAAGACGGTGGTCCTCGTGGTTTCGTCATCGTATTCGACGACATCACCATGCTGCTGCAGGCGCAGCGCGATGCCGCCTGGGGCGAGGTTGCGCGCCGGCTTGCCCATGAAATCAAGAATCCGCTCACGCCGATTCAGCTATCGGCGGAGCGTCTGCGTCGCAAGCTTCTGGACACCATGGAGGCTTCGCAGGCGCAGATATTGGACCGTGCCACACATACGATCGTGCAACAGGTCGAATCCATGAAAGAGATGGTGAACGCCTTCAGTGAATATGCGCGCGCACCGGAAATGGATGTGTCACGCTTCGACCTCAATCAGCTGATCAGCGAGGTGGCGGAGCTGTATCGTGGACAGATTCGTACCGACTGGATCAGGCTGCGGCTCGATACGACGCTGCCGCAGATCGAGGCCGACCGTGGACGCATGCGCCAAATCGTCCACAATCTTCTGGCGAATGCCAGTGAGGCACTGGAAGGCATGGAGGATCCGCGGATCCGGATCGAAACGCGGCACCTTGATCACTCCGGCGGCGCGGCGGTCGAGATCATCGTCGAGGATAATGGTCCTGGATTCAGGCCTGATGTCATCGGTCAGGTGTTCGATCCATACGTGACCACCAAGCCGAAAGGCACGGGTCTGGGGTTGGCGATCGTGAAAAAGATAGTCGAAGAACACGGCGGCACCATAGATGCGGACAATGCGCGCTCAGGCGGCGCGCGAATACGCCTCGAGCTGCCGCTCATCGCGGTGGACCGAACCGGCGGTTCGGCCCGGGAACGGCGTGGCGGACCTAGGAGGGAACGTACATGAGCGCAGCGCGCATTCTGGTAGTCGATGACGAGGCGGAGATCCGCGAACTCCTGAAAGATATCCTCGCGGACGAGGGTTACGACGTGGAGGTCGCCGCCGATGCGGCCGAAGCACGTGCCAGCCGCGCCGAACAGGATCCGGACCTGGTGTTGCTGGATATCTGGATGCCGGATACCGATGGCATCACCTTGCTGCGCGAATGGACGCAGATCGATGGCGCGTCCTGCCCCGTCGTCATGATGTCGGGGCATGGCACCGTGGAAACGGCAGTGGAAGCCACGCGCCTGGGTGCCTTCGATTTCATCGAAAAACCCTTGTCCTTGGTCAAGCTGCTGCATACGGTCGAGCGGGCGCTGGAATCCGGGCGCAGCAGACAGCGCCAGACAGGCCGCACGCTGGTGCCGCAGCTCATCGCTCCGGTGGGCCGCAGTCGTGTCATGCGCGCCCTGCGTGAGCAGGTGGAGCAGATCGCGCCTCATGAAACGCCGGTATTGATCGTGGGCGAACCAGGTTCGGGACGTGAGGCGTTCGCCCGCTATCTGCATTCTCTGAGCCCCCGTGTCCAGGGACCGTTCGTTCAGCTGGTAGCCACCGGCGTGAGCGACGAAGGCGCCGCGGCCATTCTGCACGGCACTCAGGACGCCGATGGGGTACATGCCGGCGTGTTCGAACAGGCCTCCGGCGGCATCCTGTTCATCAACGGCATCGAGGATCTGCCGCCCAAGGCGCAGGGCCTGCTGGCCGCCGCACTGGAGACCCAGACTTTCGCGCGCGTCGGCGGCGCCACACCGATCAAGCCCGATGTGCGCGTCGTGGCCTCGGCGACCCCGTGCTTTCTGAGCGCCGACGTCCGCCAGGAACTCTTGTCACGACTAAGCATCATTACCTTGAATGTGCCGCCGCTGCGCGAGTATGCGCAGGACGTACCCGAGCTGCTGCGCCACTATGCCGATCGTCTGGTTGATGAGCAGCACCTGCCGCTGCGTCGTTTCAGCGTTGCCGCACAGAATCGCCTGCGTAACTATCCCTGGCCCGGCAATGTGCGTGAACTACGCAACCTGGTGCAGCGCTTGCTGATTCTTGGCGGCGAGGAGGAAATCAGACTCGATGAGATCGAGCGCGAACTGACGACGCATGCGCCGATGAGCGAACCTTTGGTGAAGCAGGATCTGCTGGCGCTGCCGCTGCGCGAAGCACGCGAGCACTTCGAGCGCGCCTACCTGCAGCAGCAGCTGATCCTGTGCAACGGCAAGGTCGGGCAGCTGGCCAAGCGGGTCGGAATGGAGCGCACCCACCTGTATCGCAAGCTCAGGTCCCTCGGCGTGGACTTCCGGCAGCTGGCGGAGGAGTGAGCGGACCCGGTTTCCGTGGCGGCGGTGGTTCGAGGTGTCGATGCTCGCCGATCGCGCCCGCCGGCGGCCTACTCTCCCACGCGTATGACCAGCGCTTCGACGCGGGCCTGGCGCAGTTTGCTGCGCGTATCCTCCAGCTGCTTCAGGTTGGCGATGGGGCCTACGCGCACACGATGCCAGGTATCCTTGTCGATAGTCACTTTCTGGATTTTCGATTCGACACCCTGCATGGCGATCAGGGCTCGCATGCGATCCGCATCGACGAGATTGCGGAATGAGCCGGCCTGCAGGATGTAGGCGCCTGGTTTTTGTACGGGGCCCGGAGTGGTCGGACTGCCGCCGTCCTGTTCCGGCACTACGACCTCGAACTTCGGCAACATTTCGTAAAAATCGAACTGTGTCGCGGCATCCTGGGAGGCAGGTGCGGGCTGTGCCGGTGTTTCATCCTGCGGCATCGACGCTGCGGGCGGCGCCCGTCGCGCCTCCGGGCGGCGATCGTACAAATACACGCCCATCGCTACGATGAGTCCCGCCGCCAGGCCGCTGACGAAACCGGCAGTGCCGGACAGGCTCGAACCGCCGGTGCGCCGCTTGCGGTGTTTGTAGTCGCGCGCCATTCTGCCGGTGATCCCGCTACATCTTCTCGGGTGCCGATACACCCAGTAGCTTCAGTCCGTTGGCGATGACATGGCGGGTCGCAGCGACCAGATTCAGGCGGGCATTGCGCAGGCCGGCATCATCGACGATGAACATGTGCGCGTTATAGTAGGTATGGAAATCTGCGGCGAGATCCCGCAGATAGTGCGCTATCTGATGAGGCTCGAGCGCTGCGGCAGCGGTTTCCAGGACTTCGGGGTAGGATGTCAAGCGCCGGATCAGCGCCTTCTCATGGGCTTCCGTCAGCCGGTCGATACTGCGCTCGCCCAGGCCGCGGTCGTGCTCATGGCCTTTTTCCCGTAGTTGCCGAAACACGCTGCAGACGCGGGCGTGGGCATATTGCACGTAGTACACCGGATTCTCCTCGCTTTGCGAACGTGCCAGATCGACGTCGAACACGAACTCGGAATCCGCCTTGCGCATCACCAGAAAGAATCTCACCGCATCGCGCCCCACCCATTCGATGAGATCGCGCAAAGTCACATAGGCACCGGCGCGCTTGGAGATCTTCACCTCCTCCCCGCCGCGCATCACTTTCACCATCTTGTGTAATACATAGCTGGGATACCCCTGGGGGATGCCGATGTCCAGCGCCTGCAGACCGGCGCGCACGCGCGCGATCGTGCCATGATGATCGGTTCCCTGGATGTTGATCGCCCGCTGAAAGCCGCGCCGCCACTTGGTGACGTGATACGCCACGTCGGGCAGGAAATAGGTGTAGCTCCCGTCCGACTTGCGCATGACGCGGTCCTTGTCGTCGCCATAATCGGTGGTCCGCAGCCACATTGCGCCTTCGCTTTCGTAGGTCTTGCCACTGGCAGCCAGTTGCCGAACGGTTTCCTCGACCTTGCCGTCGGTGTATAGACTGGATTCGAGATAGTAGACATCGAAGCGCACCCCGAATGCCCGCAGATCGATGTCCTGCTCATGACGCAGATAGGCCACTGCGAAACGGCGAATCGCCTCCAGGTCATCCGCCTCGCCGTTGGCCTCGACGGATTGGCCATCGAGCGCGTCTACCGTTTTTTTCTCCAGAAAATCATCGGCGATGTCCTGGATATAGTCGCCCCGGTAGCCGGATTGCGGCCAGCCCGGTTCATCGGGGCCGATGCCGCGTGCGCGCGCCTGTACCGATAGCGCGAGGTTTTGGATCTGTACGCCGGCATCGTTGTAGTAGAACTCGCGGCTGACCTGGTGACCCCGCGTCTGCAGCAGGGCGGCCAGCGCATCGCCCAGCGCCGCCTGGCGGCCATGCCCGACGTGCAGCGGACCGGTCGGGTTCGCCGATACGAATTCCACGATCGTATGCTCCCCGGCACCGGACCGGTCCTGACCGTAGGCGGGCCCTAGAGTGAGGATTCGCGATATCTCCAGCTGATGGGCGCGCGGGGAGAGATGGAAGTTGATAAAGCCGGGGCCGGCGATCTCGGCTTTGGCGACCAGTTCGCTGGCCGGTAGCGCATCCAGGATCGCCTGGGCGAGTTGGCGCGGATTGCGGCGGGCTGGCTTGGCCAGCCGTAGGGCGATGTTGGTCGCATAGTCCCCGTGCGCGATGTCGCGAGTGCGCTCTGCAGCGATTGCAGGCAGGATGGCTTCGCCGGGCAGAATTTCGTGCGGCAGGGCGCCGAGCGCAATTTGCACCAGCCGTTCGATCTGGTCTTTCAAGGGTATCGATGGTCTCAAAAAGGGCGGAAAGTCTATCAGTCCGGCGCCGCTTCGGCGGCTTCATTCACAGCCGCGGCGCCGGACCGTCTCAGAATAGTTCCTGGGCATCCACATCGATCGACCAGCGCACCTGCCTGCTTGCCGGCAGGGTTTCCAGGATGGGCAGCCAGCCGGCCAGGAATTTTTGTACTGGACCATGCGATGGCGCCTGCAGCAGCAGTTGGGCGCGGAAGCGTCCTGCACGGCGCTCCATGGGCGCCGGAGCGGGCCCCAGCAGTCTCAGGCCGCGTAGCGCGCTTTGGTTCGTATCCTGTGCGCAGGCCAGGAGTCCACCTGCCTGCGCCGCGTCCCGCGCCGCGTGCAGGAACTGCATTGCCGCAGCCGGCGTCGGCGCTTCCGCGCGCAGCAAGGCGATGCGTGCGAACGGCGGCCAGCCGCTGCGCTCGCGTTCCTGCAGCGCGCCTTCTGCAAACGCCTCGTAGCCGCCGGTCAACAGTTTCGTGAGCAACGGATGGTCGGGGTATTCCGTCTGGATGAGCACTTCCCCGGGACGTTGCGCGCGACCGGCGCGGCCGGCGACCTGGACGATGGTCTGGGCGAGGCGCTCACTGGCGCGATAGTCCGTGCTGAACAGACCCTGATCGGCATTCAGCACCACGACCAAGGTGACATTCGGAAAATCATGCCCTTTGGTGAGCATCTGGGTGCCCACCAGCAGGCGCACCTCATTGTCATTGATCCGTGTCAGTACAGCTTCGAGCTCTCCCTTGCGGCGGATACTGTCCCGATCGATGCGTGCGAGCGCCACGCCGGGGAACATGAGACCGAGGGTTTCCTCGATGCGCTCGGTGCCTTGTCCGACCGGCTTGAGCATCGTCGAGCATAGCGGGCAAAGCTCCGCTACGACCTGCCGATTGCCACAGTGATGACAGGCCAGCTGCGTGCCGCGGCCATGTACGGTGAGATGGGCGTCGCAGCGCCGGCACTGTGCCGTCCAGCCGCAGCCCGGGCAGAACATAACCGGCGCATAGCCGCGCCGGTTCAGGAACAGCATGACCTGCCCGCCGTCCCGCAGATGCCGGTCGATGGCCTGCACCGTCGCGGTGGCCAATCCCTGCGTTTGAGGCTGATTGCGCAGGTCGACCAACGAAAGCCGCGGTGGCTTGGCGCCAGCCGCACGCCGTGGCAGCCGCAACAGGGTTTCAGGCTGGCGCCGGGCATGCAGCAGCGATTCCAGTGAAGGTGTGGCCGACCCCAGGACGATGGGAATGTCCAGACGTTGCGCCCGCAGGATCGCCAGATCGCGCGCCGAATACCGGAACCCGTCCTGCTGCTTGAAGGAGGGATCGTGTTCCTCGTCCATGACGATCAGTCCGAGGCGCGGCAGAGGCGCAAAGACCGCCGAGCGGGTACCAATGACAATGTGCACCTGTCCCAGCTGCGCCTGGCGCCAGGCCGCCAGACGTTCGCCGTCGCTCAGGCCGGAATGCAGCACGGCCATCGGCAGATCGAATCTTTCGCGAAAGCGCGATACAAGCTGCGGCGTCAATGCGATTTCCGGCACCAGGACCAGTGCCTGTCCGGTGCGTGCCAGCACGGCGGCGATTGCCTGCATGTAGACCTCGGTTTTGCCGCTGCCGGTCACGCCCTGCAGCAACAATGCGCTGAAACCGCCGAGGCAGGCAGCGATGTGCTCGACGGCGGCCTGCTGCGCATCGTTGAGCGATGGCCCGGGATGAACGGTGCCGCTCGATGCCGTTTCGGCTACGGGTTGTTGCCACTCGACGAAGCCGCGCGCCGCCAACCGGTGCAGCGCCTCCATGGACGCGCCGGCGGCCTGAAGAATGTCGCTGGCCGGCGCCGCGTCGCGATGCGCAAGGTATTCGACGATGCTGCGCAGCCGGGTTGCCCGGGCGGATAGCTGCGTCATCGCTTGACGGCGCCCCGCCTCGGTGAGCCGCCACACTCGCAGCTCTTCGCGTAGCGGCGCGCCGGCGCGCAGCGCTGCCGGCAGCGCCGCCGCCAGCACCTCGCCCACCGGATGACGATAGTATTCGGCAGACCACAGCAGCAGTTTCAGCAGTTGCGGGTCGAAGACGGGTTCGGTGTCGATGCAGGCGTGGATGTCTCGCAGCTTGCCGGCAGGAACCTCGGTGTGTTCACGGTATTCGATCACGATGCCGACCACTCGCCGTCGGCCGAAGGGAACCCAGACTCGCCCTCCATGCGGTGGGCTGGGCTGGCCCGCCGATACCCGGTAGTCGAAAATCCGCCGCAACGGCGTGTCGATGGCGACACCCAGGATCATGATGCCTGGTCCCGCCCGCGCGGCGGAGGCGCGAATCGCCGGCAGATTGCGTACATGCTCAGGATATCGATGTCTGTCGTTTCGCTTCTGTCCGCCATGTCCTCATCGTCGTGCAGTGTCTCGGCCGCCGATCCGCCCGGTCTTTGTCCACCGGTTTTCCGGCTGCGCATCAGGCGGATGCTTCCCGAGGCTCCCGTGAATTTTTGCTGTCAACCGATTCCGCGCCTGGACGTTCTATTCACGAGTGCCCCGAAAACTCCCGGATAAACCTTATGCATCGTTCCGCGCCCGTGTGGATTCCATCCTGGACGCTTCCCGGATCGGGCATGCCCGAAAACCCGCATCCGGCGGCGGCTATGCCGGGGCGGCCAGGCGCGGCGGCCGGTGTGGGATCATCCTCGTTTGTGCGCTTCCGGTTGCCGCCGTCTGTAGAGCCGGCTTGCCTGGAATCGTGCTCCCGGGGTCTGTTTGCCCTAGGATGGGACGCCGACATGCCGGTAAGTCTCGAGGACTCGACCCTGGATCCGTCCCGCGCTCTCGAGCGCTTCCTGCTCGATACTGAGAAACGCGCCTTTCGCATCGCTCGCATCACGGTCCGCGACGACGATGATGCACTCGATATCGTACAGGATGCGATGCTGCAGCTCGCGCGGCGCTACGGAGGGCGGCCCAGCCAGGAATGGCGGCCGTTGTTTTACCGGATCCTGCAGAATCGCATTCGGGACTGTTTGCGGCGACGCAAGGTGCGTTCCCGGATCATGGCCTGGCTGCCTGCACGGAAGGAGGAGGGGGAGCGCCAGCCGGATCCCTGGAATGACGTTCCGGATGGACGGCCGCAGCCAGCCGAGCATCTGGCCATCGACGAGGCCATGCAACTGCTCGAAGATACGCTCGCGGACTTGCCGGTGCGTCAGCGCGAGGCCTTCACCCTGCGTACGCTCGAAGGCCTGGACGTGGCGCAAACGGCCCAGGCGATGGGTTGCAGCGAGGGCAGCGTCAAGACGCATTATTCGCGGGCCGTGCATCGGCTGCGCGATCTTTTGGGGAGCGCATGGTGAATCGCTGCGACCACGAATCTTCGCAAGGGCCTGGGGAACATGCCGGACTTGTCCGCCCGCAGCCCGAGATCGACACCGGCACGCGCCGGGCTCCGAGCAGGAAGGAATGGGATGCCGTTGCCCGCCGCGACGCGACGGAGGATGCCGGCCCGGATCTTGCTGATGAGGCACTGGCGGACGCCTGGCAGCGCCGTGCGCGGTCCGTGTTCGATGACGGCGTCGAACGAGTGGATGCGCGCATCCGCTCGAAACTGACCCAGGCCCGATACGCGGCTGTCGATGAACTCAGGAAGCATGCGGCGTGTCGGCGCCTGCCGCGGCTGCCGGTGGCCGGATTGACCGTTGCGGCGGTTGCGGCGGTTGCCGTCCTGGTCTGGAATGAGGGTAGTCCCGGATTCATGCCCGGTGAATTGCCGCTGGAAGACATGGAACTGGTCGCGGAGGTCGACAGCCTGGAAATGCTTCAGGATGTGGAGTTCTACGCATGGCTCGGCTACCAGCGATGAGCATGCCGGTTGTGCGCGCAGCCTCGGCGATACTGCTGGCCTGGACCGTGCCGGATGCGGCATGGACCCAGACCCAGACCCATGCTCAGACTCATGTCCTGGCCTCCATTCACGTCCATGCCCCGGGCCAATCTGGTCTCCCCGATCCGCTCCCGCGGGTGTGGATGGCGACACTGGAACGACCGCGAGCGCCTGTCCCATCGCCGCCGGGTGCCGGCTTGCTGGCGGCCGCAGATCATCCACAGGGGCTTTCATCTCGGCGCGCGCCATCGGCGCATGACTCCCGTGATGCGCGATTTTCGGGCGAGGAATCCGATCGCGATGAACTCCAGGGAGCCGGCGTATCTTGGGAATCGCTTTCCGAGGAGCAGCGCGAACTATTGTCGAAATATCAGGCACATTGGGACCAGCTGCCGATGGGGCGCCAACGCGCGCTTGCCAGAGGTGCGCACCGCTGGCTAACCCTGCCGCCGGAACGGCGCGAACAGGCGCAGCGGCGCTTCGAGCATTGGCAATCGCTGGATTCGAAGCAGCGTCGTGAACTGCGGCGCCGGTACCAGGAGTTCAAGGTTCTACCCGCACAGGAGCAGGAGCGTATCCGGCGAGGGTTTCAGAACTTCCAGCATCTGGCGCCGGAACAAAGGCGCGAACTGCGCAAGCGATTCCATGATCTGCCGCCCGAGGAGCGCCGGCGACTCAAGGAGCATCGACAACCAGCATGGGAGGCCGGACATGACATCCATCCTCCCGGAGAGCCTGCCGATCAAGAGTCGCAGGATCATTCCCGGCGCCGGCCTCAGCAGGGAGACTCGCCACCGGAATGATCGCTGCCGCCGGCAAGGTGGAAGGATCGAACGGCGGACTTACAATGACCGCCGGGCCGGAAATCAAGTGATTGTTCGAGGATCTGCGGCGGGGAGGGGTTGTCTGAGAGGCTGGATTCCTTCGATTTCGAGCAACAACTCGCGGCGGCAGATATCACCGGCGAGAAATAATATTTGCGGGTCAGGCCAGGATCGTCGCAGGCGCGCGGCGACAGGTGCCAGCAACGCAGGGTCGCGCAAATAGACCTTCATGAGATCCCGCGCCGGATGGCCGCCGGATATGTCGTCCGACGCGGTTCGAATCGGGGCGGCATGGTTTACGCCGGCCTGCTGCGTCTCGACCTGATTTGTCTCGGTCTGGCTTGTCTCGGCGTGGACGGGCACAGGCGCCGGGATACTCGCCTGGCCGCGCAACTCGGCCAGATTGCGCAGGATTTCCTCGGCCTGGGCCAGGACATCATCATGATGTCGTGATGTATGACCGACGATGCTGGCGGTACCCGATACCAGCAGCGTGCCATCCGCCGCGAGCGTCGCCCGTGAGAAATGAGGGCTGACCGGTCCATGGATGCGAGGATAGCGATATGCGCTGACCTGGCGAGGATTCTCGATGGCGGTTCCCGGCTGCCGCGCGGCAAGCCAGAATACCTGTACGTGGTGCGTTCTGCGCTGATGACCGATGCCCGTCGCCGCGGGATAGCGTCGTAGGCCCGTTGCGCTCCCGCCTGCGAGGTTCGCGCCATCTCCGAGTCCCAGGCCGCATGCCCGGCCGACGCAGAATTGCCGGTAGCGTTCCATATCGCCGGTTCCCTCATTGATTGCATCGAGATAATTCCAGATGCGCAGCAGGTGAGGAAAGGCGGATTGCTCTTGGAAACGCTTCAAGGCGGCATAGACGGCTTCGCCGGCGGCGCAAATTCCAGGGTAGGCGTCTTCCGGTTCCTCGATGAGCGCGAATAAAAAATGATCATCGCAGGCATAGCGTACGATGCCGTCACGGCCGCTGCGTACCGGTCCATGCGAGAACCAGAGTTCCGTCGGTGCAGGCTGCCGCAACGGCAGCAGGCCAACTTCGATCTCGAGGGCCGGACTGGCTCCGTGCAAGGCAGCCCCCAGGGACTGCGGCCCGAAGTGGACGGCAGCCAGGATGTTCGGGGGGAGCGGCGCACGTGGGTCGAGGATGCGGTATTCGACCTGGATCGGTACCGGCTGGCCACGGTCATGCGCCTCGTGTGTCGGCCGTTGGACGGGGCGTTCGCCGCTCGAGTCTTCTGGAAACAACAGGCTGGATCCTTCGCGCATACCGATGCCGCAGCGCGAATGATACACCGAGCTTTTCCTTTGCCGACGCATATCGTTATTTTCCGTGCGCCGAAGGCCGCGCCGCTACAGAACGAGAGGATGCGTCGACATAACGAAAGGCTATGGCGTGAAGGCGGGCGCGAGTTGCCGAGCCGGG
This window contains:
- a CDS encoding SPOR domain-containing protein; its protein translation is MARDYKHRKRRTGGSSLSGTAGFVSGLAAGLIVAMGVYLYDRRPEARRAPPAASMPQDETPAQPAPASQDAATQFDFYEMLPKFEVVVPEQDGGSPTTPGPVQKPGAYILQAGSFRNLVDADRMRALIAMQGVESKIQKVTIDKDTWHRVRVGPIANLKQLEDTRSKLRQARVEALVIRVGE
- a CDS encoding chorismate transformation enzyme, FkbO/Hyg5 family, which encodes MYHSRCGIGMREGSSLLFPEDSSGERPVQRPTHEAHDRGQPVPIQVEYRILDPRAPLPPNILAAVHFGPQSLGAALHGASPALEIEVGLLPLRQPAPTELWFSHGPVRSGRDGIVRYACDDHFLFALIEEPEDAYPGICAAGEAVYAALKRFQEQSAFPHLLRIWNYLDAINEGTGDMERYRQFCVGRACGLGLGDGANLAGGSATGLRRYPAATGIGHQRRTHHVQVFWLAARQPGTAIENPRQVSAYRYPRIHGPVSPHFSRATLAADGTLLVSGTASIVGHTSRHHDDVLAQAEEILRNLAELRGQASIPAPVPVHAETSQTETNQVETQQAGVNHAAPIRTASDDISGGHPARDLMKVYLRDPALLAPVAARLRRSWPDPQILFLAGDICRRELLLEIEGIQPLRQPLPAADPRTIT
- a CDS encoding primosomal protein N', coding for MILGVAIDTPLRRIFDYRVSAGQPSPPHGGRVWVPFGRRRVVGIVIEYREHTEVPAGKLRDIHACIDTEPVFDPQLLKLLLWSAEYYRHPVGEVLAAALPAALRAGAPLREELRVWRLTEAGRRQAMTQLSARATRLRSIVEYLAHRDAAPASDILQAAGASMEALHRLAARGFVEWQQPVAETASSGTVHPGPSLNDAQQAAVEHIAACLGGFSALLLQGVTGSGKTEVYMQAIAAVLARTGQALVLVPEIALTPQLVSRFRERFDLPMAVLHSGLSDGERLAAWRQAQLGQVHIVIGTRSAVFAPLPRLGLIVMDEEHDPSFKQQDGFRYSARDLAILRAQRLDIPIVLGSATPSLESLLHARRQPETLLRLPRRAAGAKPPRLSLVDLRNQPQTQGLATATVQAIDRHLRDGGQVMLFLNRRGYAPVMFCPGCGWTAQCRRCDAHLTVHGRGTQLACHHCGNRQVVAELCPLCSTMLKPVGQGTERIEETLGLMFPGVALARIDRDSIRRKGELEAVLTRINDNEVRLLVGTQMLTKGHDFPNVTLVVVLNADQGLFSTDYRASERLAQTIVQVAGRAGRAQRPGEVLIQTEYPDHPLLTKLLTGGYEAFAEGALQERERSGWPPFARIALLRAEAPTPAAAMQFLHAARDAAQAGGLLACAQDTNQSALRGLRLLGPAPAPMERRAGRFRAQLLLQAPSHGPVQKFLAGWLPILETLPASRQVRWSIDVDAQELF
- a CDS encoding DUF3106 domain-containing protein, whose product is MARLPAMSMPVVRAASAILLAWTVPDAAWTQTQTHAQTHVLASIHVHAPGQSGLPDPLPRVWMATLERPRAPVPSPPGAGLLAAADHPQGLSSRRAPSAHDSRDARFSGEESDRDELQGAGVSWESLSEEQRELLSKYQAHWDQLPMGRQRALARGAHRWLTLPPERREQAQRRFEHWQSLDSKQRRELRRRYQEFKVLPAQEQERIRRGFQNFQHLAPEQRRELRKRFHDLPPEERRRLKEHRQPAWEAGHDIHPPGEPADQESQDHSRRRPQQGDSPPE
- the argS gene encoding arginine--tRNA ligase → MKDQIERLVQIALGALPHEILPGEAILPAIAAERTRDIAHGDYATNIALRLAKPARRNPRQLAQAILDALPASELVAKAEIAGPGFINFHLSPRAHQLEISRILTLGPAYGQDRSGAGEHTIVEFVSANPTGPLHVGHGRQAALGDALAALLQTRGHQVSREFYYNDAGVQIQNLALSVQARARGIGPDEPGWPQSGYRGDYIQDIADDFLEKKTVDALDGQSVEANGEADDLEAIRRFAVAYLRHEQDIDLRAFGVRFDVYYLESSLYTDGKVEETVRQLAASGKTYESEGAMWLRTTDYGDDKDRVMRKSDGSYTYFLPDVAYHVTKWRRGFQRAINIQGTDHHGTIARVRAGLQALDIGIPQGYPSYVLHKMVKVMRGGEEVKISKRAGAYVTLRDLIEWVGRDAVRFFLVMRKADSEFVFDVDLARSQSEENPVYYVQYAHARVCSVFRQLREKGHEHDRGLGERSIDRLTEAHEKALIRRLTSYPEVLETAAAALEPHQIAHYLRDLAADFHTYYNAHMFIVDDAGLRNARLNLVAATRHVIANGLKLLGVSAPEKM
- a CDS encoding RNA polymerase sigma factor, giving the protein MPVSLEDSTLDPSRALERFLLDTEKRAFRIARITVRDDDDALDIVQDAMLQLARRYGGRPSQEWRPLFYRILQNRIRDCLRRRKVRSRIMAWLPARKEEGERQPDPWNDVPDGRPQPAEHLAIDEAMQLLEDTLADLPVRQREAFTLRTLEGLDVAQTAQAMGCSEGSVKTHYSRAVHRLRDLLGSAW
- a CDS encoding sigma-54-dependent transcriptional regulator — encoded protein: MSAARILVVDDEAEIRELLKDILADEGYDVEVAADAAEARASRAEQDPDLVLLDIWMPDTDGITLLREWTQIDGASCPVVMMSGHGTVETAVEATRLGAFDFIEKPLSLVKLLHTVERALESGRSRQRQTGRTLVPQLIAPVGRSRVMRALREQVEQIAPHETPVLIVGEPGSGREAFARYLHSLSPRVQGPFVQLVATGVSDEGAAAILHGTQDADGVHAGVFEQASGGILFINGIEDLPPKAQGLLAAALETQTFARVGGATPIKPDVRVVASATPCFLSADVRQELLSRLSIITLNVPPLREYAQDVPELLRHYADRLVDEQHLPLRRFSVAAQNRLRNYPWPGNVRELRNLVQRLLILGGEEEIRLDEIERELTTHAPMSEPLVKQDLLALPLREAREHFERAYLQQQLILCNGKVGQLAKRVGMERTHLYRKLRSLGVDFRQLAEE